The following coding sequences lie in one Ictalurus punctatus breed USDA103 chromosome 16, Coco_2.0, whole genome shotgun sequence genomic window:
- the LOC108277059 gene encoding protein FAM168A isoform X4 — MASGHPIDSFAFMYRPESSQNSKSKVRPSSSMNPVYSPVQPGTAYANQKTMTYPGYPAGYPTTAPAYTPNIYQTGTPGYPQGYTTGTPYKVPPAQTNGAPPPYSASPNPYSTAMYPIRSAYPQQNLYAQGAYYSQPVFAQPHVIHHTTVVQPNSLPSTIYPAPVPSARPNSVPVGMLSGSTMAMSAGPLLTTPQHTQHIGTHPVTVPTYRPQGYSYVPPHW, encoded by the exons ATGGCAAGTGGGCATCCCATTGACTCATTTGCTTTCATGTACAGACCCGAAAGCTCTCAGAACTCAAAGAG TAAGGTTCGACCGTCTTCCAGCATGAATCCTGTTTATAGTCCAGTGCAGCCGGGCACGGCGTACGCAAACCAAAAGACCATGACGTACCCAG GCTATCCTGCAGGTTATCCCACTACAGCTCCAGCATACACACCTAATATCTACCAGACGGGCACCCCGGGATACCCTCAAG GATACACAACAGGAACTCCCTATAAGGTGCCCCCGGCACAGACGAACGGAGCCCCTCCACCGTACTCGGCGTCCCCGAACCCCTACTCCACGGCCATGTATCCCATCAGAAGTGCCTACCCTCAACAAAACCTCTACGCTCAG GGCGCGTATTATTCCCAGCCAGTGTTTGCACAGCCACATGTAATCCATCACACCACGGTGGTGCAGCCCAACAGCCTGCCGTCAACCATCTACCCAGCGCCGGTGCCTTCTGCCCGGCCTAACAGCGTTCCCGTGGGCATGCTGAGTGGCTCCACCATGGCCATGTCCGCAG GGCCGCTGCTCACCACACCACAGCACACGCAACATATCGGCACTCACCCGGTCACCGTGCCAACGTACAGGCCGCAGGGGTACAGCTACGTACCCCCGCACTGGTAG
- the si:ch211-176g13.8 gene encoding F-BAR and double SH3 domains protein 2 encodes MQPPPRKVKVSQELKHAHAEQLSKLNVKHQTDCDLLEDLRTYSQKKAVLEKDYAQALQKLASQYLKKEWPGVQSEEQKDYRNVCTVWRAYLEGVVKVTQSRIAGCDGYRSQVSEPIKTFRGHKEQQLKKCIEQLTRVQAELQDTVKDLTKSRKKYQETEQMAQAVREKADMEAKSKLSLFQSRSSLKRASVKLKAKRNECNSKATHARNEYLLSLAAANAHQRRYYETELIGCIKILDGSVYDHVKGYLVSLCQAELEASHVVQDTFSFLLEKSSGVMQDFHQELFIQENPAFQKASLFNFQPCDNDSVTQIEKESGTAEEHSLNKEARKWATRVAREHKNIIHSQRSLSECEGTPQQEQNSSELELKMEEAKESIRKAETVKLKAEARLNLLRDVGVAVDTWIKSAMNQVMEELENERWATMTTHDASLSSTADFDREEDEETEDTETLDDSSSSPSSTLRNYPLTCKVLYSYQASQPDELTIEEQEVLEVIDDGDMEDWVKARNRAGQVGYVPEKYLQLPSSNSLLSMLQSLAALDTRSYSSNNSTEQEPESATEHVQTSPNGDNSVRFAKALYDYEAQTEDELSFPEGAIIRILNKDNQEDDGFWEGEFNGSVGVFPAVLVEDLAAPNGEDTHTGAETPESLCNQSRPPRPLSTTQNQPSSCSSPVSSPLATPTLLSPISSPASSSASPLASPRSLNGYHRPAPAPPKAPSNNHAHNSTPPPRYPSDSRAGTLRPVRAAPPPPPPKQQAQGQVQKKEEVEITLV; translated from the exons ATGCAGCCCCCGCCAAGAAAG GTGAAAGTGAGTCAGGAGCTGAAGCACGCTCACGCAGAGCAGCTGAGCAAACTTAACGTGAAACATCAGACCGACTGTGACCTTCTGGAAGACCTGAG gacgtACAGCCAGAAGAAAGCAGTTCTAGAGAAAGACTATGCGCAG GCACTGCAGAAGTTGGCTTCTCAGTATCTGAAGAAGGAATGGCCCGGGGTCCAGTCGGAAGAGCAGAAAGACTACAG GAACGTGTGCACGGTATGGAGGGCGTATCTGGAGGGTGTCGTGAAAGTGACCCAGTCTCGGATCGCTGGCTGTGACGGCTACAGGAGCCAGGTTTCAGAGCCTATCAAGACTTTCCGGGGGCACAAAGAGCAGCAGCTAAAAAAG TGTATCGAGCAGCTCACGCGGGTTCAGGCCGAGCTCCAGGACACGGTGAAGGACCTGACCAAGTCCAGAAAGAAGTACCAGGAGACAGAGCAGATGGCCCAGGCTGTGAGGGAGAAAGCAGATATGGAGGCAAA GTCCAAACTCAGTCTGTTTCAGTCCAGATCCAGTTTAAAAAGAGCGAGCGTGAAG TTGAAAGCCAAGAGAAATGAGTGTAACTCCAAAGCCACCCACGCCAGGAACGAATATCTGCTCAGTCTGGCCGCGGCCAACGCCCACCAGCGCCGTTACTACGAGACGGAACTGATCGGCTGCATTAAG ATCCTGGACGGCAGCGTGTATGATCACGTGAAAGGCTACCTGGTTTCACTGTGTCAGGCCGAGCTGGAGGCATCCCACGTCGTTCAGGACACCTTCAGCTTCCTGCTGGAGAAGTCCAGTGGG gtTATGCAGGACTTTCACCAGGAGCTCTTTATCCAGGAGAACCCTGCGTTTCAGAAAGCCTCCCTCTTCAACTTTCAACCCTGTGACAATGATTCT GTAACACAGATAGAGAAGGAGAGCGGCACGGCGGAGGAGCACAGTCTGAATAAAGAGGCGCGGAAGTGGGCCACCCGTGTAGCAAGGGAACACAAGAACATCATTCACAGTCAACGg AGTCTATCGGAGTGTGAAGGGACGCCTCAGCAAGAGCAGAACTCGAGCGAATTAGAGCTGAAGATGGAAGAGGCGAAAGAGAGCATCCGAAAAGCAGAG ACAGTGAAGCTGAAGGCCGAGGCTCGCCTGAACCTGCTCAGAGACGTGGGCGTGGCCGTGGACACCTGGATAAAGAGCGCCATGAACCAAGTGATGGAGGAGCTGGAAAACGAAAGATGGGCCACAATGACAACTCACGATGCTTCCCTGTCT AGCACAGCAGATTTTGACagagaggaggacgaggagacAGAGGACACGGAAACGCTAGATGACAGCAGCTCCAGTCCTTCTAGCACCTTGAGGAACTACCCTCTCACCTGCAAAGTGCTTTACTCATACCAG GCATCACAACCAGATGAGCTAACTATTGAGGAGCAGGAAGTGCTGGAAGTCATAGATGATGGTGATATGGAAGACTGGGTTAAG gcCAGGAACAGAGCAGGGCAGGTGGGATATGTGCCTGAGAAGTACCTGCAGTTGCCCTCGTCTAACAGCCTACTGAGCATGCTTCAGTCCCTGGCAGCCCTGGACACACGCTCGTACTCCTCCAATAACTCCACCGAGCAAGAGCCCGAGTCCGCCACTGAGCATGTCCAGACCAGCCCCAACGGAGACAACAGCG tGCGCTTTGCGAAGGCATTGTATGATTACGAAGCTCAGACCGAGGACGAACTCTCCTTTCCCGAAGGAGCCATCATCCGCATTCTGAACAAAGACAACCAGGAGGACGACGGCTTTTGGGAGGGCGAGTTCAACGGCAGCGTGGGGGTCTTTCCTGCCGTGCTGGTGGAAGATCTGGCTGCACCAAACGgcgaggacacacacacaggcgcggAGACACCG GAGTCTCTGTGTAATCAGAGTCGTCCTCCTCGTCCCCTGTCTACGACTCAGAACCAGCCCTCATCCTGCAGTAGCCCTGTTTCCAGTCCTCTTGCCACACCCACTCTGCTCTCTCCGATCTCCAGCCCGGCCAGCTCATCGGCCTCCCCTCTGGCCAGCCCGCGCTCCCTTAACGGGTACCATAGACCGGCCCCGGCACCCCCCAAAGCACCCAGCAACA ACCACGCCCACAACTCCACACCTCCACCCAGGTACCCTTCAGACAGTAGAGCAGGAACACTGAGGCCT gtGCGTGCtgcacctccacctcctcctcccaAACAGCAGGCCCAGGGTCAAGtgcagaagaaagaagaagTCGAGATCACGCTGGTGTAA
- the LOC108277059 gene encoding myelin-associated neurite-outgrowth inhibitor isoform X3, translating to MNPVYSPVQPGTAYANQKTMTYPGNNDGVMQPDTKWSYCYDSNVDYFPITSKSRSGLFLYLIPQQFANTTRCYPAGYPTTAPAYTPNIYQTGTPGYPQGYTTGTPYKVPPAQTNGAPPPYSASPNPYSTAMYPIRSAYPQQNLYAQGAYYSQPVFAQPHVIHHTTVVQPNSLPSTIYPAPVPSARPNSVPVGMLSGSTMAMSAGPLLTTPQHTQHIGTHPVTVPTYRPQGYSYVPPHW from the exons ATGAATCCTGTTTATAGTCCAGTGCAGCCGGGCACGGCGTACGCAAACCAAAAGACCATGACGTACCCAG gaaacaACGATGGCGTGATGCAGCCAGACacgaagtggagttactgttacgacagcaatgttgattattttccaataacaagcAAGTCCAGAAGTGGATTATTCTTATACCtaataccacaacaatttgccaacacAACACGTT GCTATCCTGCAGGTTATCCCACTACAGCTCCAGCATACACACCTAATATCTACCAGACGGGCACCCCGGGATACCCTCAAG GATACACAACAGGAACTCCCTATAAGGTGCCCCCGGCACAGACGAACGGAGCCCCTCCACCGTACTCGGCGTCCCCGAACCCCTACTCCACGGCCATGTATCCCATCAGAAGTGCCTACCCTCAACAAAACCTCTACGCTCAG GGCGCGTATTATTCCCAGCCAGTGTTTGCACAGCCACATGTAATCCATCACACCACGGTGGTGCAGCCCAACAGCCTGCCGTCAACCATCTACCCAGCGCCGGTGCCTTCTGCCCGGCCTAACAGCGTTCCCGTGGGCATGCTGAGTGGCTCCACCATGGCCATGTCCGCAG GGCCGCTGCTCACCACACCACAGCACACGCAACATATCGGCACTCACCCGGTCACCGTGCCAACGTACAGGCCGCAGGGGTACAGCTACGTACCCCCGCACTGGTAG
- the LOC108277059 gene encoding myelin-associated neurite-outgrowth inhibitor isoform X1, with amino-acid sequence MASGHPIDSFAFMYRPESSQNSKSKVRPSSSMNPVYSPVQPGTAYANQKTMTYPGNNDGVMQPDTKWSYCYDSNVDYFPITSKSRSGLFLYLIPQQFANTTRCYPAGYPTTAPAYTPNIYQTGTPGYPQGYTTGTPYKVPPAQTNGAPPPYSASPNPYSTAMYPIRSAYPQQNLYAQGAYYSQPVFAQPHVIHHTTVVQPNSLPSTIYPAPVPSARPNSVPVGMLSGSTMAMSAGPLLTTPQHTQHIGTHPVTVPTYRPQGYSYVPPHW; translated from the exons ATGGCAAGTGGGCATCCCATTGACTCATTTGCTTTCATGTACAGACCCGAAAGCTCTCAGAACTCAAAGAG TAAGGTTCGACCGTCTTCCAGCATGAATCCTGTTTATAGTCCAGTGCAGCCGGGCACGGCGTACGCAAACCAAAAGACCATGACGTACCCAG gaaacaACGATGGCGTGATGCAGCCAGACacgaagtggagttactgttacgacagcaatgttgattattttccaataacaagcAAGTCCAGAAGTGGATTATTCTTATACCtaataccacaacaatttgccaacacAACACGTT GCTATCCTGCAGGTTATCCCACTACAGCTCCAGCATACACACCTAATATCTACCAGACGGGCACCCCGGGATACCCTCAAG GATACACAACAGGAACTCCCTATAAGGTGCCCCCGGCACAGACGAACGGAGCCCCTCCACCGTACTCGGCGTCCCCGAACCCCTACTCCACGGCCATGTATCCCATCAGAAGTGCCTACCCTCAACAAAACCTCTACGCTCAG GGCGCGTATTATTCCCAGCCAGTGTTTGCACAGCCACATGTAATCCATCACACCACGGTGGTGCAGCCCAACAGCCTGCCGTCAACCATCTACCCAGCGCCGGTGCCTTCTGCCCGGCCTAACAGCGTTCCCGTGGGCATGCTGAGTGGCTCCACCATGGCCATGTCCGCAG GGCCGCTGCTCACCACACCACAGCACACGCAACATATCGGCACTCACCCGGTCACCGTGCCAACGTACAGGCCGCAGGGGTACAGCTACGTACCCCCGCACTGGTAG
- the LOC108277059 gene encoding protein FAM168A isoform X2 → MASGHPIDSFAFMYRPESSQNSKSKVRPSSSMNPVYSPVQPGTAYANQKTMTYPGNNDGVMQPDTKWSYCYDSNVDYFPITSYPAGYPTTAPAYTPNIYQTGTPGYPQGYTTGTPYKVPPAQTNGAPPPYSASPNPYSTAMYPIRSAYPQQNLYAQGAYYSQPVFAQPHVIHHTTVVQPNSLPSTIYPAPVPSARPNSVPVGMLSGSTMAMSAGPLLTTPQHTQHIGTHPVTVPTYRPQGYSYVPPHW, encoded by the exons ATGGCAAGTGGGCATCCCATTGACTCATTTGCTTTCATGTACAGACCCGAAAGCTCTCAGAACTCAAAGAG TAAGGTTCGACCGTCTTCCAGCATGAATCCTGTTTATAGTCCAGTGCAGCCGGGCACGGCGTACGCAAACCAAAAGACCATGACGTACCCAG gaaacaACGATGGCGTGATGCAGCCAGACacgaagtggagttactgttacgacagcaatgttgattattttccaataacaa GCTATCCTGCAGGTTATCCCACTACAGCTCCAGCATACACACCTAATATCTACCAGACGGGCACCCCGGGATACCCTCAAG GATACACAACAGGAACTCCCTATAAGGTGCCCCCGGCACAGACGAACGGAGCCCCTCCACCGTACTCGGCGTCCCCGAACCCCTACTCCACGGCCATGTATCCCATCAGAAGTGCCTACCCTCAACAAAACCTCTACGCTCAG GGCGCGTATTATTCCCAGCCAGTGTTTGCACAGCCACATGTAATCCATCACACCACGGTGGTGCAGCCCAACAGCCTGCCGTCAACCATCTACCCAGCGCCGGTGCCTTCTGCCCGGCCTAACAGCGTTCCCGTGGGCATGCTGAGTGGCTCCACCATGGCCATGTCCGCAG GGCCGCTGCTCACCACACCACAGCACACGCAACATATCGGCACTCACCCGGTCACCGTGCCAACGTACAGGCCGCAGGGGTACAGCTACGTACCCCCGCACTGGTAG